The genome window GTTTTCACTTTCGGGATGTGCCAAGACTCAAAGACAACTGGGTGGCTGCGCCTTGATTACTGGTCTTCCTTGATGCTTCATCACTATGTTTCCTCTCCTCTCTTTACTacgtttttttcttctttctctattttcatatttttctttgttctattTATGTAAATGTTCGATAGTGAAAATAGATTGAAATGGGCTGACCAGTAAGGTGCTAGTAGAGGGATAAGTGCTGAAGACTATTGGTAGCTATAGGAGTAAAGGCCCCTAATAGAATGGCCTGAGCATAATGTGGTGGTATCGGTGGTCATCGGATTTTGTACCTTTTCCAGTTGTTTGTACTAAGTCGGTGGTTCGTGGATATCTGGATGGCTTGAAAACGTAAAATCGTTGTTTCTTGCAGTTTGTGAAGAGTAAATTTTATCATTCCCCTTCTAATCCAAGTGTTGCAGAGTTTTGCTTTGTTTCCTTGTGGCTTGTTGCACTGTTTTGTATGCATTTTTAGGAGACACAACGACGTCGTTCTTGCGATGGAAGAATTATGATTAATTATTACCACTTTTGGACCGTCCATTTTAGACTTCGAATTCAAAGTAATGACTTTTAGCGGTCAAGGAATAATGATGAGCAATAATTATTTAACGTTTGACAAAGCAAGCAAGTTGTCGTTTTTGTAATATAAAATTAGTGTGAAGAAGACAAGGGGACAGCCTCTGTCATTTCCAAATCTCGATACTTTTCTTCCCGCTTTCAGAGCTACTCTACTGATCTTAGGATCACAGAGACTCTTTGTCCAATATTCTTACCctcacaaaaaatataaaaataaaataaacccaATTCATCATCTCCGATAAGAATCCTATTTGTTAATTACTATTCAATACAATTAGCTGCCCGATATGCAAAATGACAAACAGGGAGAAAGGGATTTCACGAATACTGTTCAGCAGATTCAAACTCTGCAAAAGGGTTTCCAGAACTGGTCTATTGTTTCGTTAATGGTTGCTCAATGGAGAATGTAAAGTTAGTTTTGTTGCTTTTATTCGTCTTCTTTTGGTTGCATATCACTAACATAGAAGCCTCTATCAGTCTTCTCTCTCCTAAAGGTGTTAACTTTGAAGGTAAATCTTTCCCCAAAGTAGTTTTGAGGAGGTGGGTTTTGTCAATCTTTGTCAAATGATTATTCTTGATTTCTGTATTTAATCAGTGGCTGCGTTGATGGCGGTgaagaaggagatgagagaTGAGAGGCGTGTAATGGATGGGTGGGATATCAACTCAGTTGACCCTTGTACTTGGAACATGGTTGCTTGCTCTGCTGAAGGTTTCGTCGTTTCACTGTAAGTATTGGTTCCACAAACAGAAATGAAAATGCACTTTGATTTTTCTAATAATTCAGGACATTGATTAGTTTGCAAATTTTGGTTTTCATTTCTTGTTAATTTTGGTTTCATTACCTATGCCTGTGGGCTATGGATTCTTTCATTTTTGGATGTTTGTTGTTATTGATGGCAGTGAAATGGGGAGTATGGGATTATCTGGGATGCTTTCGCCCAGTATTGGAAGCTTGACTCACCTTAGAACAATGTAAGATACCTTCTTATATTtacatttttctgtttttcttggttGCAACTTATATGCCGTCTACatttgaattcatttgtttttcctTCGTTACATACCAGTTTATTTGCATTGACGTTCTGAACATTTTTGTAGGAGTAATTTGATTGTTTTATTAATGGGAACTAAAGAAATAACTTGCCCTTTTCAGTTGGCTTTGAAAGACATATCAGTTGAGAGAATGtatattcaatttctttttcctgCACTTATTTAAGTTATCTGTGCAATCGTGAGCAAGGATGTAATGAAATGATTAGTGGTTACAAGTGCTGACCAATGATAGCCTTCTCTGCCATATTGAATTTACAGGTGGCATGCAGTAATACTTTTCTGATTCTTGAAATCTTTGCATTTATAGATTCAAACTACTCTCTTATAATTATTGCTGGCTTTGCAAGTTATTGTTCCCTAATTTGTTGCTTGAGAAAATTGTGATAAGAGTGAGGAAATATCTTGATTCTCTTCTATTGTAATTACTGGATTCATTTTtgacattattgaattgatattttttCATCCCATTATACCTAGGTTATTGCAAAACAATCAGTTATTTGGCACCATCCCGGTTGAGATTGGAAAGCTTCCAGAGCTTCAGACTCTTGACCTTTCGGGTAACCAGTTTACAGGAAATATTCCAAGTTCCTTGGGATTTTTGAGTCATCTAGGCTACTTGTGAGTATGCACGGCCTTACTTTGCCATCTATTTTCCAACTAATCGTAATAATGAAATTTTAGCTAACACTTTTAGTTCTAAATCGTTGCATGCCAAGTTTTTCAGGCGGCTCAGTAGAAACAAGTTATCTGGCCAGATTCCTGGACATGTTGCAAATCTTAGCGGTCTTTCATTTTTGTATGTGTTTCATCTCATGCCATTGCTGTTTTTTTCCCTTATGGATTGTGTACCATGATCATAATCATACTTCTAATTTTCAGGGATTTATCTTTCAACAATCTCAGTGGCCCCACGCCAAAAATACTAGCCAAAGACTACAGGTTTGATCTCTAGTGGAAAgagactttattttttttcatccatAAATCCTGATTTACTTATTTCTTAGTAAGACTTTTCTAGTTCTGTGGCATGAATGCTCATCAATCTCAGCTTCATATAAGCATTTTCATATGCACATTCCTCCATTTGTTTCCACTTTCCACActtttttgtatttctttttcaatGTTTTATTAGCTGTTGATTCAACTTTATGCATCTTGACTCATGAATTCTCGAAGGTTCTGTTATTTCAATGGTTGGATTTGTTATTCATTATTTTCTCATTTCAGAGTTTCCTAAAATTTGCATTGTGAGAAATTTACTTATCCTTTTTGTTTTATCCTAATTGAGGTATTTGAATTTCATTGTAGCATTACAGGGAACAGCTTTCTTTGCACCTCCACATCTGTTCAAATCTGCACTGATGTCTCGAAGCCATGGAATGGTACAATGCTTGGAAAATTACAAACAAGTTCCCTAATTTGAAAGTCGATATGATTTATACTTTCTACACTTGCATGACAATTCAATTGCAGACACAGGTTCGTCTCCAAAAGGTGGTAGTCAGCATCGATGGGTGATTTCTCTTATCATAGCCATCAGTTGCATATTTGTTGTTTCTGTGATGCTACTAGTCTTTTGGGTGCATTGGCACAAATCTAGTCTGCCCTTTATATCATATGGTAGGTACCTAAACAAAAACATTTATCTTAAGCATGTACATGATGATGAATTATATGaatgactttgatgatttgatgtgCAGTACAGCaagattttgaatttgaaattggcCATCTGAAGAGGTTTGCATTTCGTGAATTGCAAGTTGCAACCAATAATTTTAGTCCTAGAAATATCCTAGGGCAAGGTGGATACGGTGTGGTTTACAAGGGATGTCTTACCAACAAGACAGTTGTGGCAGTTAAGAGGCTGAAAGATCCAAATTACACTGGAGAAGTGCAGTTCCAAACTGAAGTTGAAATGATTGGACTGGCTTTGCACCGAAATCTCTTGTGTCTGTATGGATTCTGTATGACACCCGATGAGAGGATGCTTGTGTACCCTTACATGCCGAACGGAAGCGTTGCTGACCGCTTGAGaggtttttgtttcattttaaaCATTAAAGagtgctctctctctttcttataCACACACGGAGTCACGGACACACGCTAATTTAAGGAAGTGGGACTTTAGCttactttcatttttttaaaatatgaatgaatgtatgatccatgataaaaatgaaaggagaaaacaaatacatgtgatgGATTCTCGGTGatattctcatagactcatgtagttGACCCCAAACTTTTAGGATAAAGACTcggttgttgatgatgatgataagttAAGGAAGTGAgaatctttttctctttcttatttTATGTTAGTCCAGAAATGTGTTGTCTTCCATTGGATAAAATTACATTTGCAAACTGTTATGTTTAGAAATCAAGCAGTTGAACGT of Tripterygium wilfordii isolate XIE 37 chromosome 13, ASM1340144v1, whole genome shotgun sequence contains these proteins:
- the LOC120012182 gene encoding probable LRR receptor-like serine/threonine-protein kinase At5g45780; the protein is MENVKLVLLLLFVFFWLHITNIEASISLLSPKGVNFEVAALMAVKKEMRDERRVMDGWDINSVDPCTWNMVACSAEGFVVSLEMGSMGLSGMLSPSIGSLTHLRTMLLQNNQLFGTIPVEIGKLPELQTLDLSGNQFTGNIPSSLGFLSHLGYLRLSRNKLSGQIPGHVANLSGLSFLDLSFNNLSGPTPKILAKDYSITGNSFLCTSTSVQICTDVSKPWNDTGSSPKGGSQHRWVISLIIAISCIFVVSVMLLVFWVHWHKSSLPFISYVQQDFEFEIGHLKRFAFRELQVATNNFSPRNILGQGGYGVVYKGCLTNKTVVAVKRLKDPNYTGEVQFQTEVEMIGLALHRNLLCLYGFCMTPDERMLVYPYMPNGSVADRLRETGREKPTLDWNRRMCIAHGTARGLLYLHEQCNPKIIHRDVKAANILLDASFEAVVGDFGLAKLLERRESHVTTAVRGTIGHIAPEYLSTGQSSDKTDVFGFGILLLELITGPKALDAGNAQVQKGMILDWVRTMHEDKRLEVLVDQDLKGCFDAVELEKAVELALKCTCSNPSLRPKMSEVLKILEGLVGHSGMEESQGQTGSEERAYSFSRHYSDPCEESSFIIEAMELSGPR